GtgataaaaactgaaaatgggGGAAATAGATTTAAAATTGGAAAAGCAAATGAGCAGTGAAGAGATTGAGAAGGGAACAGTTCTGAGACAAATGGAGACAGGAGAAGTAAGGGGGGCTAAGTTAggctggaaaagagaaaggactgggATGGCGAGGGAGGAGGCTCTTTAGGTCAGAAGCAACCTACTTTCTTCTAAGTTCTCACCACGGGTAAATCAACAGATTCAGATGCCTGACCTTGCAAATGTCCTTCAGCTGTTTACAGTTGTCCATGATTCCCCAGCGACTCCATTCGTACCTTGTTTCCACTGGTCCAACTAGCTACTGCAGACGTTTTAAGTTTTCAGAGCTGCTATCGCAGAACGCAAAGAAGCCTTCACTCTCCCCTTTCAGGGGGCTCAAGATTGCCTACACTGTTGCCTGTAGGCACATTTTTATCTCAAACCACCCCTCATCCCCCAGTCTATCTTGATTTTCTGGTGCCGGAGAGTCGACGGAGATGGGTACACTGGACAGGGACTAGGGTTTCGCAACCCCTTGGGCAAGCCAAATACAGAAAAgcgagaagagagagagagctaagaCTGCCAGGCGCTGAAAGGCAGGAAGTGGATTAGAAGGGAATGGACAACATATGAGAGAACCAGCCTCCCGGCGACTACCGACGGTGGAATAGCCCCCCAAACCAGCAGTGCAGCCTGTGAACGGCGGGTTACCAGGGCAACCGTGAGGTCTCGCGAGACCAGCGGCGCGCCTGCGCACTGCTGCTGTAGGGCTGGGTCCTGAGCTTCCCTGCCCCATTCCCAAACGCCGGGCTCCTGTAGTTCGGGCCTCGCAGCTCAGTCGGCTGACTCTCTCCATTGTGAGTGACAAGGTGAGATGATGAGATGCGAAGCTCTCAGAGCATTTGGCAGGCGGGGCCAGGGACGGCGAGGGCTCTGCGCACGCGCGTCGCACGTGGAGGTGGTGCGGTTGCCTTCGTGAGTGGGAGCGGGTTGCGGAGGACGTAGGGGGACCGGAGGGGTGTCCCCGGGGTGGGACCCGGCCTGGTAGGCGGCGGAGGGCGGCGGGCATGCGAGGTCCCGAGGTCTTCCTCAAGACCCTTCTTTCCGGCCGAGCTACCCCCGCGAGAACGGGCGTACTTTCCTGCCTCGGGGCCTTGGTTTACTCTCCTGTTTGGAGTTGAGCATCTGTAGGGTACGGGCGATAGTAAGAGAAAGCCCACCCTGGTCCTTCAGTGCACCACAGCCTAGAACCGGGGACGGATCACAAAATGTTGGCGAATCTAAGTAGTAAAGAATGAGGACTGTAGATACGGGCGATAAGCATGGGGACTCTGGGACAGAAATGCAACCATGGGGAGCTGGGACTGTCCTCCCCTTCGCTACGAGATCTAGAGACCGGAGTCCTTCCTTGTTTTACTCCGGCTGATAGCACCAACCCTGGTAGATTCTACCTCTTAAGTATTTCAGCCCCATCCCCTCTGCGGCGACTCTAGTGCAGGCCACCATCATGCCTACTCTGGGAACCTCTTCGCTCCTTCCACTCTTGGCAAAGGACGCTTCCAGGCGGGGAATCTGCAAAGACCTTGTTGCAACGCCTTTGAAATCGCGGCGCGGCGCGACACTTTTCTATTTTAAACGTTACAGTTGCTTTCCATTATAAGCTTTGCAAGGACCTTCACCTCTCGTCCTTGCTTCCTTTCCCTACCTAATACCTCAACATCTCTAGCATCTCTGCCCCAGCGACATTGAACTTACATCATTTCGTTAATGTTGTTCCCTGGGGTACTCTTTCTACTTCATACTCCCTTTGGCAGGCACTCTTCAGGTGTAGGTTAAAAGGTCCCTTTCTCCAGGATCTCTTTTCTGACCCCTTAAGCTAAATTAGGCGTCTGCTGTTTCcttagtgttctgtagttcctggacTCGACTGTGCACATCTTATTACCTGGTGATGtctttttcatggcttctaagcacCTTGAGGCCTGGTTAACTGTTTTTACTTTAATACTTTATGGCTTGGTGCGTTGTGAATAACCCAGAAATACTTGCTGAGGAAAAGTGGTTGTGGGGCTGAAGGTGGAAGGGAATAATGTGGATGTGGAGGTTAGAAACTGGTGGCCTTGTTCAACAACAGTAAGTGGTTCAGTGGTGGGATGTAATTATGCATGGTGGGAGAGGCCAGTGGAAGATGAGGGCCAGAGTGTGGAGGGCCTTGTAAGTCACCTTAAAGGTTCTGCCCTTGATCCTGTAGGCAGTGAATGCCTCCAAGACCTAGCTCAAAAGGCACCTCAGCAAAGCCTTCCTGTTTTTCTCCTCCAAAACCGTTACCTTCTCATCAATCAGTACTATTTTTGGATTATATGGTGTAAGATTCTGCTTCTTCAAACTACTTGCCTGGCAATCCCTCTCCTCCTGATTCTGAAGACAGGAGTTAATGCCTAgcttgctttccttctggggCCTACAACATACTTCAAGGATTTCTGTGCTGTTTGAATGCTGAGGCCCATAAGCTGACTTGCAGTTTGGCAAGAGCTCTATTAGATCGTATTTGACTTGCTCATTTTCCTGACCACCTTCAACCTGATGCCAACCTTTACCAATCCCAACCGGATTTGGCTGAGCTACTTTCTGGCTCCCTAAGCTGGAGGGGAACATGGAGAAAATGGGGGATGAGAAGGGCTGTGCAGAGGGGCTAGAATGGAGGAAGCAGCATGTACAGCAGGTAGCGAGGCCCCAGCAGCACTGGCATGAAGGAGGTTGACCCTGCCCCGAGGAGCTGAATTTTGGATTTCTGTTAGAAGGTGACTTAGGAGGTACAGTGGAGACCAGTGGAGGTCAGGAGGCCATTTCTCACGCTGTCCAGGGTCGAGGCATCCTAGCCTACCCCACCTGTTTTAACCCTGTTCCGGATCAGATTCACCtggacagttttgttttgtttgttttttttttttttttacaaatacagGTGCCCTGGCCCTATTCCCAGGGATTCTAGTTTAGTACATCTGGGATAAGGACCAACCATCTGGATGTTTTAAAAGGTAGCAGATTATTTTTTGAGGTACAGCCAGGATTGAAAAAGCATAAACTTTGGGTTTGGAAAACCAGTTGTGACTTTTAACCTCTTTCTTCACCCACACATTGGGCAATTCTGTAGGAATTTTGTGAGAATCAAGTAATACATGGAGAAAATGCCTTCTAAATGCTGACACGCTCCATGAAGACGCCTGCTCTTTACCATCAGTAGCCAGCCTGGTGAGTGGAAGTTAAATTGGAGAGGACGTAATTCTTAATTGTGCATGGGGCATTTTGGGGAAGGCAGGCCTCAGTGGGATAAATGACCACCTGGAATGAGGGACTGTCTGGAGGGAGAAAGTCTGATCATCTGAAAATAGGGACAGTTCCAGATGCCAGACTTCTCGGGGGGCTGGCTCATTTAACTTCCTTCAGTTTTGCCGTGCAGGTCACTGTAGTTCTTAGCTGAGCACCAGGATTTAGTGAGGAGTAAAACTGAAGGAAGAGAAACACGCTTGTTCTGGGAAGCAGAGCCAGGATATGTTCCCTATGTCagttgtttttaacattttcccaAAAAGGATCCTTACTTTTCTTTAACGGATTAGTGTTTTTAAGTTTCATTGCAAAATTTCCCTAGTTTTCATCAAGTTGCCAGCTACAGAAGCTGTCAGCTTGGAATAACTGTTAAGAAGGGGGAATATATACCTGTGTGCTTAGGAATGTTTAAAGAGGGATATACAAGAAGCTTAGAgtccagggagggagagagacttaTAAAAGGGCATAGAATCAAAGTATCAATGGAATTTCTGATCGGGTGCATAGATTACTATTCTGGTTCTTGAATACCCACACCTGGCTGATGATGAAGAGCAGAGGCTTCCGGGCCCACACAGCTTGGGGGCTCCATGCAGGTGGACTTGTTCAGTGCCAAACCCTGTAACCAGAATGCTGCTTGCACACGGGAGGCGCTCAAGGGGTCTTTGTGGGATGGAGGCCCTGGTGGAGAGCAACTCAGAAAATGgtaacagggggcgcctgggtggcttagtgggttaaagcctctgccttcagcttgggtcatgaccggggtcctggaatcaagccccacatcgggctctctgctcagtggggagcctgtccccgcccccaccccacctgcctctctgcctgtgatctctgtcaaataaataaaataaaaatccttaaaaaaaaaaaaaaaagaaaatggtaacagATTTGTAAGATTAATACCGCACCATcattaaaaaagataatcatgGACAGGTAGAAACACGGaacatttttaataaaggaaatcaGAATTTCACTGCGATTGCAGTAATGCAAAATACTTATATATTACCAGTATATGAATAGACAAAGTCAtgaaaaaatggggagaataaaTTCCTTATTCTTAAAAGAGGTTTTTAGCGTACGGTCATGTCATTGGTTCTATAACCTCGGCCTTGCTATAGCCTATCAGGAATCAGAGTACAAATAAGATATTCTTCGACATGCATTGCTAGTGACACGAATTTACTTTGCTTTGTCCTCTGCTGCTTTAGGAGAGATTTTCAGAATGGCTGCAGCTCCTCAAGCACCGGGAAGGGGCTCTGTTCGGAAGACAAGACCTTTAACAGTAAAGACATCGTTGAACAACCCATACACTGTCTGCTGGAGTGTGCTAGACAGAGAAGACATGCACTTCATACTACAGACCCTTGAAGACAGATTTAAATTTCTTGGATTTCAGAAGATGGaggataagaagaaaaagaaaaagcagtttttaaaaaaacaaagcccagaCAAATGTAGCACAGAGGTTGGTATGAGTGAGGATCTGAAGGAGAAACACCCAGAAGATAATGAGCAAGGGTCAGGCTGGACTCCTGTCTGTGTCAGGAAGCAGCTGGCCATTGGCGTTAATGAAGTTACCAGAGCTCTGGAAAGGAATGGGCTGCTGCTGGTACTGGTGTGTAAGTCAGCCAAGCCTGTGCTCATCACCTCACACTTGATTCCGTTAAGTCTGAGCAGGTCTGTTCCTGCTTGTCAGGTTCCCCGTCTCAGCGAGACACTCGCACCTGTCATTGGCTTAAAATGTATCCTGGCCCTGGGGTTCAGAAAGGACACCACTGCCTTTATTGATGAAGTCCAAGCCATAATTCCCCGAGTACCCAGTCTACACGTACCATGGCTCCAAGGCAGACCGGAAGAGTCCATGGAAAATTTAGACACTGAATCATTGGAAAGCCAAGACAAAGAAATTTTGGAGACTTCCTTTGAAGACCTCTCTAAACATAAAAGGAAGCCTGTTGAAGGTCAGCAGGCTGTAGTGTTACAACcccttaaaataaagaaagtgaTCCCAAACCCCAATAAGATAAGGAAACCACCCAAAAGTAAAAAAACCACTTCAAAGTAATCTTATCTAAACTTGTCATTTCACAGAGTTGTAAAATGACGCTTTGTAAAAAAGccttgaaactaataaaatgtgttatttttacatatattcgTGGGATACTTTTAGtaacatttctttcataagtgtaaGACTATAAATAGGCTGATGCTTAAAAACACTTAAGTgcagaaaattttcaaaagcatgaatatcaaaacaaaaatttattgaaactaaTGTCCATGCTTGtataaattcactttttaaaaggcTAGTACAATGCTTGTAAGCAAGAAATTCTGTATCCGACACACTTGACATCTTTCTATCAAACCTGGAAACTGAGCCACAGTAAACAGGTTCTAGTTAGTAATGCAGATGAAACTGGACTGGAGATCGATCagttttaaaagattctaaacaCCATCATTGTCTTcagaaacatcaaaaaaaaaattttttttttttacttcctgttCACTTGCCTTTTAGGTAGGCATATGCATGAGCTTAATGTTTATAGGAAAAAGCCAGATACGGTACTCTGAATGGTTAAAATTCATCCCTTTATATGGTTAACTGATTTCCTTGGAAATTTAACATGTGTAAAAAGTATGCTGGTAATTAGGTCAAATGtagaattaaaaaatcaaatgagcTTGAGGTCTCAGAGATGGGTCTGCCATGACTGGGGTTCTTCATGTTAGGAAATGGAGTGTAATCAATCCTCTATGTCTGGGTTAAAGTGTCTGCTATTTGCAGTATGTGTTTGGAAAAGGTCCTTTTGTTATTTAGGAAGGTACTGGACTGCTAAAGTCTATTTTCAGCCTAAATTCTGGCCGACTCTTGGATTATGCCACCTCTGTTCATTTCAATTTTACTAAATGCCATACTGGCTggaaaaagggggaggggagggaaagacaCCTCATGGAATAGAGAGGACAACGCTTTTCTGAATCTATAAGACACTGTATATTGCAGTGAGATTTAATTCTAATAACTATAAACAAGcagttttatcatttttcaattttgaaatgTTTACCGCTAATCTCTCTAAATTATGACGAGGCCttataaagaggaaaatatgCTATTAATtgctatatttaaaaatgagtaaaagcaTCTGAATTCTGTAACAACTGGAATtatgtaaacaaataaaagtgCCACAGTTTGATGACAAGGCGAGCTTGTGATACACTGACTGGCAGTTCTGCAATCATCTGAAAACCTCCATTATCACTAAGACTGTGCCTTAAAAATGAGTGGAACACAATTCCCCACTAGAGCCTTGACGCCAGATTAAAATCCCATTTACTTAATTCTTGGTGTTTTGGTGGACTGGGTCAGTTTTGCTTCCGAAGCTACCCTCCTTCTCCTAAGAAAGAATGTTAATGCAGTGGAGTCCGAATCGTCCTATACGAGAAGTCTTCTCTGTCTTCAGAGAGGTAAACACTGCTGTCGGAATTACGCGCTACTGTGTGGTCCCCAAATGCCCTCTAGTGGTAGTCACAGCTGTGGGGTTTGTCTTTAGGATGATGGTAGGAAGATGTCAAGAGTGGCTTTCAGCTCCAGTGTAAGTCAGGGTCAACAaaccttcccccccacccccaaagggcCAGACGGTAAATGTTTTAGGCCTTGTGGACCATACAGTTCCGTCAGAATGACTCAACTCTGCCTTTGTAGCATGGAGCAGTCACAGGAGATAGAAGCaagtgagtgtggctgtgttccaataaaatgttATGGATGCTGGAATTCGAAGGTCCTACAGTTTTCACTCACAAAATGTTATTCCTTTGATTCTCCCGTCCccagaaccccctcccccaaaacaaccattcaaaaatgtaaaaccattcttagctcatgggccatagtttgctaGCTCCTACCTGATGCGAGATACGACCGGTTTCATTTGACCACTTAGAACACAAAGGGAAGGCCGTCATGTtgtctaaaattaaatttttctggATTGAAGAGCCTAGGCACTGGTACAGTAAAGGCAGGAAGAAGTATCTATTCTGTGTTGTAGAAGTCAAGGCCAGTTCTCCATGGCCTCATTTGGCATATTCCTCCCCCTTGGACTACGGgcgatatatacatacatatgtacactgCGAAAACTGGGTTTCCAAATTCTAGATAAAAACACCATCAGTAACAAAATTATGAATACTTATTTACATATAAGACATTTTCCATTAGCATGACAGCTTTCATGATAAATTAAAGTCAGCATAAAGGAATATGTGCAATTCTGCATAAGTAATAAAAACATTCAAACTCTCTATGTCCTGATAGCACTAATAAATTCCACTGAGCATTTCTTTTGACATtagagcttttattttctttgcctgACATTTCTTGCTGCCGCTGAGAAGACACAAGTGTATGCGTGGCAGCGAAGTCTAGGCAGTCACGGGTGTAGACTCTCAGCAATGTTTGCACAAAACTCTGCTTTTGATTTGCTTTTTGAACCAATCCACTGACCTGCTGGAGATCGAagtacacatgtgtgtgtttatttatttggcaactctgcttctggagaaataaatgtACCTTCTAGTCCCCGGTACATTTTTATCTCCCTCTATACGTCAACATGCACCCACTCGTCACTGAGTTACAGAAGTGCTCATTCCCTAAACGCTCCCCATGATTCTGTGTAAGGGGACGGAGGCTCATGTTTTCCACATGGGTCCTTCATTCTGTTATACGGACAAACAGACCAACACTTAATAAATAGAAATGCTGCAGTTTATCTCCACACAATAGCAAAGATTTTCTTACACAATTCTGTGACTTCTCTTCAGTTCATAGAAAAACAGTCCCTTTTCTACAGAGTGGAAAAATACCTTCTCTTCATCAAAGAGACAGCCCAAAGTCTGAAAATTAGAGGAATGTGCTCTCTGTGCCCTTTCATCCCTCCTACAAATGGGTAAACAGTGAGAAAAAAGAATGTTAACATTCTAGCTAGAAGTATGTACTGTTGGTCACATATGGgtgttttttttcatcttttctgattGTTACCGACTACATCAATTTCATTTAAGTTGtgcttttattcttctttggaaTGGCAGTTCCAGGAATCATTAAATAGAATATTAACAAATGATGATGTCAGAgttctagaaatagaaatatcCATCTATTGTAATACTAGTCCAACctaaagggagggaagaaacagAATGGTAAGAACAGGTAAGCgagaaaaaatgaactatagtATAATAGCTCTGTATTTTTTAAACGCTACTAAGAAACACCTTAATAGTCCTAAGGGCGGCCAAATATGGGATTTTCTAAGTACATTTATTAAGTTTATAGAGGGTGTAGCCCCTGCACTTACCTTTTCAGACTCTGTTCCTGGACATCTCCAGTTGTACAGGTAATACTGCAAATTGCCATCTCCTACGCCAAATTTGAGTTTTTCCAAGAAGGTCTTATTTTCCATCAAATCTAGTGCATTGAATACATCAAATCCTTTCTGCCAATGTaaaaagtatttcaaattttaaacatCAAAGGACTAGAGTGTTTTCTCTATTATGTACATCAGTGTAACGTTTTATTTCTCCACTAGGAGctcaaatacacttttttttttttaaagactttatttatttatttgacacagagagagaaagagcagacggagaggggaaagcaggctccctgttgagcaaagagcctgatgtggggctcaaccccaagaccctgagactgtgatctgaaccgaaggcagaggcttaagccactgagcccccaggggcCCCCTCGAATATACATTTATAACAAGGTGTAATATCTACACTCTATGTGTAGGTTAAGAACTCAGATCAAACCTGTCTGAGGATATTTTTAGAAGGAACATTTGCCCAGATGGCTCCATCTCCAGAGCTGTTAGGGGCCTTTCGAAGTTCTGACGGAGtctttaaagacttaaatgtgtcCTTGTCTGGGGCTGATGCTGggaaataaatttagtaaaattttagtagtaaaaattgtatttcttgaAAACGTTAGGTAAAAATACTATCCAAATTTGGTATAGATTTCTATTTCTCAGGGGTTTTACCTTAAATAATGTATTACTGGCCATTTTTGTGGGGGAGTAGTTGAAAAAAAGCAATAGGATCAAAGAATCATAGGATAATGTTGATTTAGAGATGCAAGAGCActgttagaaaaatattttcagtttatcaAAGACGACACTTTTGACGTGTTAATCCCAATTTCTCATGAATAGTATTTTCTCATGTCCAGTAATTTCACTGAAATAACTGTCAGctaattttaacttctttttgggaaaaaaaaatgtttatttgtagcaagaatttaaaaattaccctAACTACCAcactaaagaaatagaaaaatattgcaAATATAGTACAGCACATTTTGAATTTAATTCCTTTCATTTCAAATGCCTTTAATAACTAAActccttgatttaaaaaataaaattcctttaattttaaaattcagagacTATTTAGTTGAGTCCAAAAAGGTTCCTGCTGCTGATCATGCACCACAACACTAACATGTATGTCCCTTCTATCAAGGTACCATGTGTTTTCCCTGTATTCCTTGTATTACAGGGTTTTATGCATTCTTCCATAAGGGTTAAGAGTTTCTAATCGGCACAAAATATCTTTTTGGCTAAGCTGCAACAGAATCAATGATGCAAACAGCCTCtgaagttttaaaagaaactcatcaggggcgcctgggtggctcagtgggttgggcctctgccttcagctcaggtcatgatcccggggtcctgggatcgagccccacatcgggctctctgctctgcggggagcctgcttcctcctctctctctgcctgcctctctgcctagttgtgatttctctctgtcaaatagattaaaaaaataaaaaagaaaaaagaaactcatcAAAACTCTTCCTTTGTCAGAGGGTCAACAGTAACAAATGGCTCAAATGAATTGTACTGGTGCAAAAGGAGCTCTAGTAAgaggttttatttcattattatttttttaagtttatttgagagagagggagagagagaacacaaggcgGGGAacagagggggaagggaaagcagacttcccactgcactagggagcctgacgcagggctcaatcccaagatcttgagatcatgacctgaactgaaggcagatgcccaaccaaccgagccaccgaggcgcccctctcGTAAGAGGTTTTAAATCGTCTGAGACACATATTTGGAGAAACACACAAGACAAAAAGGGAGGGAGCCGCTTACCAATTTGGCTATAATGAGTGCGTCGCTCATGAGGTCCAGCAGGGGCGTCTCCGTGTGAATGTTGTAGAAGGAGTAGGCGGCCTTGAGGCTCTTGTGCGCAGGGTGGTGCGTGACTGTGGAGGGGAGTGTGTAGAAGCTCAGGAAGTCAGTTAGTTTACCACTGGAGTTCTGAAGGACAAAGGTGACGTTAGGTAAATACCTCCCCAAACGCAGTGCATCCACACATTTAAGCTCACTTGCTGATTTTTGACATGTACCTTAACTTTGTTAGAACAAAAAGCAACAACTCCCACTACGTCTCTCTTAGCATTCTGTTTGGGGGCCCTGAGGGTGGGCCAGGTAGAGCCCGAGAAGAGCAGGGAGTTGTACCTTTCTCAGCCCAGTGCTAGCTGGCTGTTTGCAGAACGTTCCTAAAAGCAGAATGGTCTGAAAGGAAAGTT
This DNA window, taken from Meles meles chromosome 7, mMelMel3.1 paternal haplotype, whole genome shotgun sequence, encodes the following:
- the RPP38 gene encoding ribonuclease P protein subunit p38 — encoded protein: MAAAPQAPGRGSVRKTRPLTVKTSLNNPYTVCWSVLDREDMHFILQTLEDRFKFLGFQKMEDKKKKKKQFLKKQSPDKCSTEVGMSEDLKEKHPEDNEQGSGWTPVCVRKQLAIGVNEVTRALERNGLLLVLVCKSAKPVLITSHLIPLSLSRSVPACQVPRLSETLAPVIGLKCILALGFRKDTTAFIDEVQAIIPRVPSLHVPWLQGRPEESMENLDTESLESQDKEILETSFEDLSKHKRKPVEGQQAVVLQPLKIKKVIPNPNKIRKPPKSKKTTSK